TTGATGCGCTTGAAGTCGATGGCGGCCTTCCACGCGAGCGTTGGGGTGGGTGCATCGGTGCCGGCCTTGGCGGCCACCTCGGgctccttcaccgcggcggaggcgcagaaGAGCctggcgcggtgggcgccgtcTCGGCGAACCGCGGCCGCTCGGAGGGTGGCCGAGTTGGCCGCGgatgggcgcgccgcgaggacgcgcgcgccgacgaccgccgcgcgggaggcggcggggagcaGGGCGCTCATGTGGAGGCTCATTGAGGCGCGTTCGTGGGCTCGAAGGCCTCGGATGCGCGTGCCGGGAGTGACGGGCGCCGGTTCGCAGATTTGCGATAAGGCTGCGACGTGTCGTTCGCAAAACCCGCCCCGAAATTGTTCAGGTCATTGTCGAGCGCCCGCTTCCACACGCTGCGATACGCGGTGTCGATGCACCCGCCGCTGACGCTCGAGAATCATCCTCTGtgtcgcgacgtcgtcatcgcgctgAAGCGCTGCCACAGGGACGCCAGCTGGTGGGGCAGATCCTTCGGCGCGTGCAACGAGCAGAAGTGGGCGCTGGACCAGTGCCTCAAGAAGCAGAAGCTGTTCAAGGCGCGGGCCaacgcggagaaggccagGGAGGAGCGGGATAGGCTGAGACGACGGGTCGAGAAGTACGGACACGCCACCGTCAACGGTGAATTCAAGGGGAAGTGAGGGCCATGCCGCCGAAGAGGAAGCGAGAGGTGGACGGAGAGGCAACGGAGGGATCTCGACCTCGTCCGGGTGAACGAGTCAGCGAGGTCGAGGGCGACTACAAACGCCGAGCGAGAGGCGAGAACATCATCCTCGGCTTGACGGGGTCCGTGGCTTCGATAAAGGCGGAAGATCTCATCTCATCGGCTGCCTCGATACCTCGCGAGCAGACAGAAGTGGATCTGGATCCCAATGGTGATATAATACCGGCTGTCAGGGTGGTGGCGACCAA
The genomic region above belongs to Micromonas commoda chromosome 4, complete sequence and contains:
- a CDS encoding hypothetical protein (Uncharacterised protein family (UPF0287). This is a family of uncharacterised proteins. conserved uncharacterized UPF0287 protein cupA52), with protein sequence MHPPLTLENHPLCRDVVIALKRCHRDASWWGRSFGACNEQKWALDQCLKKQKLFKARANAEKAREERDRLRRRVEKYGHATVNGEFKGK